In a genomic window of Sardina pilchardus chromosome 20, fSarPil1.1, whole genome shotgun sequence:
- the LOC134067565 gene encoding glutathione-specific gamma-glutamylcyclotransferase 1-like, whose translation MRPEDMMQELPDLWIFGYGSLVWKPDFKYKRRKVGYIRGYKRRFWHGDNFHRGNDKMPGRVVTLVEDHDACTWGVAYEVTGKQVQESLKYLNLREVVLGGYVTKMVEFRPQEEGEAPLLSLVYIATSDNPIYLGPASPGEIAAQIACCRGQTGHNIEYLLRLAEFMRLCCPEVEDEHLFSIEAAALALVL comes from the exons ATGAGGCCCGAGGATATGATGCAGGAGCTGCCAGATCTTTGGATTTTTGGCTACGGCTCCTTGGTGTGGAAACCGGACTTCAAGTACAAAAGACGCAAAGTTGGTTATATTCGTGGCTACAAGAGACGCTTTTGGCACGGGGACAACTTTCATAGAGGCAATGATAAAATG CCTGGAAGAGTAGTGACATTGGTGGAGGATCATGAC GCCTGCACGTGGGGTGTTGCCTACGAAGTCACCGGCAAACAAGTTCAGGAATCTCTCAAGTACCTGAACCTCAGGGAGGTGGTGCTGGGCGGCTACGTCACCAAGATGGTGGAGTTCCGACCGCAGGAGGAGGGCGAAGCTCCCCTGCTGTCCCTGGTCTACATCGCCACCTCCGACAACCCCATCTACCTCGGGCCGGCCAGCCCCGGCGAGATCGCCGCCCAGATCGCCTGCTGCCGGGGCCAGACCGGCCACAACATCGAGTACCTCCTGCGCCTCGCCGAGTTCATGAGGCTTTGCTGCCCGGAGGTGGAGGACGAGCACCTCTTCTCCATcgaggcggccgccttagcccTGGTGCTGTGA